The genomic segment TATgctatctatttttatattaccttatGCAAAGCACAATTTTTATGATCCTTTTAACTTACCTACCTAGTAACTTACTACGTTTGTATTTTAGAATAGTATACATTTACGTAAAAGTCCGTAGTATACACAAATTTAACAGTTAATTATAATAGcagattacaaaaattatttcattggttttgtaaattagttttttattatgtattattattttaaaataataatattaagtacctaaaaaatcaatttcatgTATAATGtcaacttgaaatttgaatagcACATATTGTAAGATATTTATggtattaaatgtgtttttaactGATAAAgatgttcaataattattaattaataataactttattaaaaataattggtttgtataatataataattatcaatagagttatactatattaatatatattgttgattTTGTCGATCCatttttacctaaatattatttagtgcaaTAATTTCTCTGCCCTAGTCATGGGTGTTACCTATGACTTATGATAGTTATgactaatgataatatttaatgctaataatttattatattttagattagaCATATGATACACAtactaataaatactatttcgcTTAAAAACGGCAAGCCTCCTGAGGTTTTCAGAGTTCCTTTGAATATTTCTTTAGCACGACCACTCAATCCAGATCAATATTTGGGTATGAGTTTACTACCTTATTTTTAACACCTCATACTTACTttgaaataatagtttttatatttgaaattaaaaaattgttttacagaCTCTTACTTTTACGATCCATATTATGAAGCCAGTGAAcatatttgtacattatttcGCGATCAGATAGTGGGAACTGATATTAAACAtgaatacataattatgtacgattataatacctatggtgCAGGAAaaagtaagtatttatttataaaagttagttaTCACAAAACCTCAACTACTACATTCATAAATCGATAATTATTGTACTCATACTACTACAACGTGGTCGGGGGAATCTTGTTATCCAAAGAAAATTTACTATTCCTTGTGGATAAGTTTTCCGTAGCTGGGGGGTTAGAACTTAGAGCACTGTGTATgagattttatcaataataagacacgtttagtttataaatctatagtaggtaattattatatttaaaatagaactTTACTGTCTTGGAAGATGGCTGCTAATAAATATATCAGTGAGTTTAATCACGTTGATCATTACTGTCAAACCAACTGCCATaagtcattttaataataagtcataatttggatgggtcaaaaagtgttgagtgtgtatattttgtattggtcAATATTGGTGTGTGAATAGTGTATATAGAGTGTAACGCATGTTACACTATATCACTTATATATTGACCTGAGATAAAtgaaaattactgtttcatAGATTCACGACAAAAATTGGTGGTTAAGCGCACAGGAAAtccaaaaattgacaaaaaatcgaaatttttaaaaaattttgtaaaagtCTTAATGGCCTCAACATCATTTAAGTATGAAAAGTGCGCTTCTCAACTAATGAAAGTAAAATTGAAACCTGGCCAAGAAAAAGATATTTGCTGTGTATTTTTGGAGCTTTGCTGCGAGAATGATGATTATACTGAGAATCTTGGACACATAACACAAGTAAGATTCAGTAgcatttatattgattattacttactatacctaatgtattctatatatacgtacctacatactaagaaacagggcttgaaaccgtaaatattttttcctatttcgatttcggtttcggttatcGGTATTtagtggcgtatccagggggNNNNNNNNNNNNNNNNNNNNNNNNNNNNNNNNNNNNNNNNNNNNNNNNNNCCCCCCActgaaaattgttcaatatttaattaatttaatgatcgACCGACACAGCACTCGACACCCAGCGGTCACCATTACAcgtcaatatataataacttttagatTCTTGTAACTTTCAAGATAACTTTTCGTATAGTGTACGACGCACGTATAAAACTGACTTATAATTAGCAAAATCCGAATTACATGAGTACCTACATGACAGTATGATACAGAAtacagataacataatattaaaaccgaTTAGCGGCTTCTGCGATTGCGATATCCAtatcttacaaattataattcccaatgtatttttacattCTTAAACCTTAGTGCATTTTCGAATCCTTCGATAGCGTTTTTCATAACAATTGCCTGTCCAGATGTAAATATTCCAATAATATCTAAGCTTCTTCAAATATTCATTACACTTCCAGTATCTACTGCCACGGGAGAACGATCGTTTTCAACACTCCGTCATTTGAAAACTTATTTGAGAAATTCTTCTGGACAAATACGTTTAAATGGTTTAGCCTTACTTAATATTCATCGTGATATTAACGTGGATATTAATGATGTTCTAGATGAACTTGTTAAAAAATcgaaatgaaaattgaatataaatttatagtttaaaaaaaaaatataatttacatatttcaactttttataatcagcgtagtaaaataattatacacttataaaatatttaatgtatgataattaattataatataaacatacaattttatataattttatatgttacaCTTttattaaccccccccccccccaaaaaaaaaaaaaaaaattctggatGCGCCActgttggtatttattttttctgatctcgtttttggttttgaatactggtttttatatttttcgatttctaattcaattttaattaccggtattgattttttttcgattttgttttcagtttcgatttttaacaatttaaaccagtattcaaaatcggtatccTATATCAGTTATAAGTCCtgcattatcattatattattataatgatcagggcttaaaaccaaaaatatatttcccgatttcgatttcggtttcggatattggtattttaatattcgaaATTactttgattataaaaatatttaaaatcatttgtgtacaatatttcattaatttcataatcaattttatacaattattttaatttaaacaacttAAATACAGTACACAAAGAAATACGAGTAGaatgaaataatatagatacaatcGTTGTAAAGAATCATTGACCTTTCACGTAGTATCTATTAGCTATAttgtttgagtataatattttcattttagatattttgtcagCTAAACAGATTGCTAATTGAACAGTTTGAGAAATTGTTTGTTGACACATACGCTATTGTCAATAGTTTCGACAAGATAAAATTAGAAAACGTTGCGAAATATTTTGCTCAACTGCTATATACTGATACAATTTCTTGGATGGTTTTGTCAACAATACATCTGagtgaaaaacaaataacagcATCTACTGGAGATTTTGTCAAGCAATTGTTCCACGAGTTAGTTAAACATATCGGAgaacacaatataaattattacattacagATCCGtaagtaataaattgttttactttatacaaTCTTTATGTTTTAGGATATACAGGGGGTGAACAACGCGTATACTTATTTCCccttttatcatttaataacgaatttattcaaattcagcTTTTAGTAAATTGGAAGAATACTTAAAGAccgtattttcaaatacttagatgTTGTATGCCATTTAAGGAGTGTCGatacaaacttttttcaaatgaaaactacAATTTTTTCAGTGAATTGTTAAAAacgtaggttacaagtgggtcactgtaatgggtgatgttaaatttgaattcaatgatataatatcattgcatacgaaaaacaattcttagCGAAGACTATGATCAgcctatgataatattgtgaataaaatgatttatttacctattcacgtggaaccttgttttaaatttacaatccttagctataatagttgaacattttatacatttataataataaataagcaaaataattttttaattttaaatttgataaatttgatcaaaattcgaactttaaatgctgataaaaaaatgtgtgcatatttatttttgatatttttaactgttattgtagcaatatataagaaatcttatattaaatttgcacgatttttgaataaaataataaaattttattgatatttattgaaaaaaatttaaaaaattggaaactgtaaaattatttggtcaaaaaccaattttgcttaaaaattcctgttttttaaattctgagcggagcgaggaagctattggttttacaatcgtgtttatttttttcttaatttttctcggctcttttgaaaactactgaaaattttaaactCCCGAgtgcactaactagattcactttcctaccgaacaaaatactgaagttgaatatcgaagcattattttcactacttatcgtgtacacagacaaaaaaaaacagacatcattgtaaaatcaattaaaatcgTTGCcctgcttagaatctaaaatttgagtGAGAGTAATGCTGTGAGGAATGCTTTTTTTTTCACGTGAAGTAATTCTAAGTTGAAGGGAAACAATGCTTTAGTGCCAGGGAATTTGCGGGGGttaaaaaataggtactcaaaaatttcaagtcagaatttgaataaactatttataaaaaaaaaaaaatggaaaatagaATACTTGATGGATCATTCTTATTACTTGGTGGTacatatgttaaattaaatttaaaaataataattacacaattgGTTGTTACAGATCATTGAAAGATGCCTTTGAAGGAATTTTCGGAAATAATCAGAACCATTCCAGTTTTtctgtcaattttttttcatctattgGTTTGGATGGCTTAATGTAagtctattaattttaaagattaaagcttattaaataattaaataatttgtcattAAATTTCTAGTTCTACATTCCAAGACTCGTTGATTTTCTAATCCAATCAATAATTTTCTGTGACTGATATCGTTGACTTtgggtaattatttataattacatattggcTGCAACAATTACCTACATCGATTCAACTTCGTCTCATCACTTGTTATAAACGTAATTGGAGTTATtaaatccaatattttattttcaagatatattaacttttatagtacaaaatatatttacttaatttaagaGTATATATTAAGAGTATTTTCAAAGCTTCAAAGCTatagttattaactattataattaaaaataataatgcattaactttcttttttttttttaaataaacaattcatgtttagcttaataatttttagaagaTAAGatagataaaacattatttttttggtttgaaaattaattaatttttaaaaagtcggCATTAATAAGCTTTTTTAGTAATAACTTCATCTTCGTTCAACTTCTACAATGATAAGTTATGTTAAACAATCCATCCATCTCATAATGTTTGTACGGAGGTGATGGGTTTGTTACATACACATGAAATAAAACTCCAACATTTATTAGTAACTATAAcagcataattaattttaagcaagATATTgacgatttttattataattatacctagtCTTTAGGTTTAATTGTTTACTGTAATAATTgcgtaaattattaatcatttataaacaatagttttttactattatgaaattgtacaacaattattattgttaaatataaattacaaagattacacttttattatgaaatagaataaaaaaaatatttataatgtaaaactattattttagtacatagctatttaattattataataaataaaatacattttcaacttttaacattttgttgACAACTGGAGTTAAAAACAGTCATTAAGGACACTCATTACCTACCATTTTCTACTACACAGGTGTTTGTCATTTGGATAAGCCAGTAAGGTAAACACATTTCACGTAGTATAATCATACACTGATCTATTACATTGTACTACACAATGGATATCGTTTTAAACGTATACATTACCATTTGGTAAGAACCAAAAAATACCTTTTCATGACAACACGCCGCCACTGAATTTTATAAGGGGTGGGGGACGGGGGTGGCCACaatggataaaataatttagaattaatttaatatgttgtaGTAATTAATAAGATGCACAGTTAAAAATACGAAAGAAAA from the Acyrthosiphon pisum isolate AL4f chromosome X, pea_aphid_22Mar2018_4r6ur, whole genome shotgun sequence genome contains:
- the LOC100571876 gene encoding pre-mRNA-splicing factor CWC22 homolog isoform X1; the protein is MDKPLPPPPRYPSHFLKYNMRRRSVTYRYCPSAGSKKGISQLKAIPEYTVNKLSEEYQTTSWNVLETSISNLVKHVDSEAKAIEIKKKMVRLNLWRGKGILCKNIMEAQLNSTRDTRIYALFIALIYDEVPTVGELLLVRCLCQFCDANKKKEKCKYLASVLFISYLINYDVVSPLMAIRLLQYLVKQPTQDSIDAYFVIINTCGHKLRENCMAELNEILDSTKEKSVYDVRFFRKIRHMIHILINTISLKNGKPPEVFRVPLNISLARPLNPDQYLDSYFYDPYYEASEHICTLFRDQIVGTDIKHEYIIMYDYNTYGAGKNSRQKLVVKRTGNPKIDKKSKFLKNFVKVLMASTSFKYEKCASQLMKVKLKPGQEKDICCVFLELCCENDDYTENLGHITQIFCQLNRLLIEQFEKLFVDTYAIVNSFDKIKLENVAKYFAQLLYTDTISWMVLSTIHLSEKQITASTGDFVKQLFHELVKHIGEHNINYYITDPSLKDAFEGIFGNNQNHSSFSVNFFSSIGLDGLISTFQDSLIF
- the LOC100571876 gene encoding pre-mRNA-splicing factor CWC22 homolog isoform X2, encoding MDKPLPPPPRYPSHFLKYNMRRRSVTYRYCPSAGSKKGISQLKAIPEYTVNKLSEEYQTTSWNVLETSISNLVKHVDSEAKAIEIKKKMVRLNLWRGKGILCKNIMEAQLNSTRDTRIYALFIALIYDEVPTVGELLLVRCLCQFCDANKKKEKCKYLASVLFISYLINYDVVSPLMAIRLLQYLVKQPTQDSIDAYFVIINTCGHKLRENCMAELNEILDSTKEKSVYDVRFFRKIRHMIHILINTISLKNGKPPEVFRVPLNISLARPLNPDQYLDSYFYDPYYEASEHICTLFRDQIVGTDIKHEYIIMYDYNTYGAGKNSRQKLVVKRTGNPKIDKKSKFLKNFVKVLMASTSFKYEKCASQLMKVKLKPGQEKDICCVFLELCCENDDYTENLGHITQLNRLLIEQFEKLFVDTYAIVNSFDKIKLENVAKYFAQLLYTDTISWMVLSTIHLSEKQITASTGDFVKQLFHELVKHIGEHNINYYITDPSLKDAFEGIFGNNQNHSSFSVNFFSSIGLDGLISTFQDSLIF